The genomic region TACATTTTGGAAGAAGCGACCGCCTCGTTCGGAAGGCAAGTTTTGTAAGTTAAACGTTTGAATGATTCCCGCCGGACGCAGTTCAAAGTTGGCTTTGACGACTTCGAGCAGTTTGTCTTCGTCAACCTTGCTGGTACCGAAGGTTTCGATCGTGATGCTGACCGGACGGGCGACTCCGATCGCGTAACTCAATTGCACTTCGCATTTGTCGGCCAATCCGGCGGCGACAATGTTTTTGGCCACGTAGCGGGCGGCATAAGCGGCACTGCGATCGACTTTCGTGGGATCTTTGCCGGAGAAGGCACCGCCACCATGACGGGCGTAACCACCGTAAGTATCGACGATGATTTTGCGACCCGTCAAGCCGGAATCCCCTTGAGGTCCGCCGATGACGAATTTACCCGTGGGATTGACTAAAAAGCGGGTGTTGGCGTCGGGTTTGACGTCGATATCGGCAAAACTAGGCTGGACGACGTGAGTCCACAGATCCTGTTTGATTTTTTCTTGGACCGCAGCGTTATCGCGCAGCTCGCCAATTGCGGCGGTGTGTTGGGTCGAAATTAGGATGGTATCGATCGCGATCGGTTTGCCATCTTCGTAGAGGACGGTGACCTGAGTTTTGCCGTCGGGACGTAAGTAAGACAGTTCGCCGTTTTTGCGCACTTCGCTCAAGCGCAAGGAAATGCGGTTGGCTAAGGAACTGGTCAAGGGCATCAGTTCGGGAGTTTCGTTACAGGCGAAACCGAACATCAAGCCTTGGTCTCCGGCGCCGATCGCATCGAGTTCGTCTTCGGAGAGTTCCCGGCTTTCTTGGGCTTGGTCTACCCCTTGAGCAATATCGGCAGACTGTTCGTCTAAGGCGACTAAGACGGAGCAGCTATCGGCAGAAAAGCCGTTTTCTGCGTTAACATAACCGATTTCGGCAATTTTTTCCCGGGCTAAGTTAACGTAGTTAACTTGTGCTTGAGAGGTGATCTCTCCGGTAATCAGAACTAAACCCGTGTTGACGACGACTTCAGCCGCGACGCGACTTTTAGAATCTTGCGAGAGCAAGGCGTCGAGAATGGTATCGGAAATCTGGTCGCAGATTTTATCCGGATGTCCTTCGGTAACGGATTCAGAAGTAAAAAGATATCGACGAGACAACGATTTTCCTCCCAGGAAAACTAGGGTGATAGAGCGATCTTCAACATATAGGTGTTCGGGCGTCAGGGCAAGTTTCAGGACAGGAGTAGACCTCTAGGCAAATGGTCAAAAGCCCTTTTTTTGAAGGGAGTTAATTTCCAAATGGGCTAAGCGGTCTATAGTAGGTGGATGTCATCCAACTGCGCGATCGCCACATCTGCCCCGGCCAATCGTCCCGGAGAACTCGGGCGCCAGCTTATACCGATACACCCGGCTGCACCTGCCCGTTTGGCCATTTCAATATCGGCTGGAGAGTCCCCCACCATTAAGGTTGCATTGGCGGGAACGCCCAATGCTTCGCAGGCTTGGAGAAATAAGGCCGGATCGGGTTTACTCGGTCCGGAATCGACCCCCATCTGCACCTGGATGTAGGGTTCGAGTCGATAGTGATTTACAAAACTTCGTACTCTTTCCGTCGTATCGGCGGAGAGAATGCCGAGTTTGAGGCCCTTGTTAGAGAGCATCTGAAGGGTTTCGAGCGACCCGACAAACAAGGGGGAATGCTTGTTGTCGTTTTTAAGCAACTCGTCAGCGTCTGCAAATGCTTGTCGGGCGATCGCCAGCGATTCTAACCAACCTCGACCCGTTTCGGCAACATAGGCGGCGGCGGCAATTTCGTTTTCGTGGCGGCTACCGACGGCGAGCAACCCGGTGGGATCGACCTGATTATCGACCAGACCGAAGGCCATTAACAGGGGATCTCCGGTCCCGGGAATTTGAGCGTCTACGCGGCGCGATCGCGCGATCGCGATCGTCCGCAAAAAGTCTTCGGAATCTTCTAAGGTGCCGTCTTTATCAAATAAAATCGCTTCGACGTTTTTGAAGGTAACGCCCCTGCATTCAATGTCAATCAAGGGTTTGGCCTCCCTATGCCTCGGATATTTATCATAACTAATGTACCTACAAAATGTTCCTATCTTATAAGTACATATTTGGATATAAATGTAACTACACACGTAAAGACAAAAATACCCATAAAAAAAGAGGGGGTTACCCTCCGGGTACAAGCGGCTTGCGGCGATCGAATGCGATCGCCTCGCCCTTGTACGCTCTTATTAGAATACTTTTATTCCTCGACGGTAGAACCGCTTTCGCTGTCGTCGTCGCTCGCCGAAGGAACATCAACTTCTTCCGTCGCTTCCGAAGTGACTTGTTCCGCTTGCTGCTGCTGTTGCATCATTTGCTCGCGGAATTTCGCCGCCATTTCTTCGGCTTTATCGTAAACCAACTGCGGGTTCTTGACCATATCGCCCGGTTCGGGTTCGAGCTGCTTGGTAGACAGGGAAATGCGACCGCGTTCCGCATCCAAGTCGATAATCATGACTTTGAGTTCGTCATTGACATTGAACACGCTATGCGGCGTATCGATATGATCGTGGGAAATTTCGGAAATGTGGAGCAAACCACTGACGCCACCGATATCGATAAACGCCCCGTAAGGTTTGATCCCGCGTACCGTACCGATGACCACTTCGCCGACTTCCAAGCGGTTCATCTTGCGCTCGACCAGAGCGCGACGGTGGCTGAGAACCAGACGGTTGCGGTCTTCGTCCACTTCCAAGAACTTCAGAGGCAGTTCTTCGCCGACGAGTTCTTCTTTTGGCTTGCGAGTGCTGATATGAGAACCGGGAATAAAACCGCGCAACCCTTCAATGCGAACGAGCGCCCCACCGCGATTGGTCGCAAAGACTTGCGATCGCACCGTCGCATCTTCCGCCTGCAACTGACGGACGCGCTCCCACGCCCGCATGTATTCAATCCGGCGGATGCTCAAGGTGAGCTGTCCATCTTCATTCTCATCGGTAAGGATGAAGAATTCCCGCGTTTCGTTCGACTGCAAAACCTCTTCGGGAGCGTCAACCCGATTGATTGACATCTCCTGAATCGGAATGTAGGCGGCTGTCTTGGCACCGATGTCAATCAGAGCGCCCCTCGGTTCTATACTGAATACCGTCCCGGCCACGACATCGCCAGGACTGAAGTGATAGTCGTATTTGTCGAGTAGGGCAGCGAAATCTTCGTGAGTGAAGCCAACATCTCTAGCAATTGTTTTCTGATTGACCATGCGTATTGTTTCCTGGGATCGATCTCCGTAGTTATTTTTGGCGTTCTACTGATGGATGTCGTAGATTTTGGTAAAAGTTAGTATAGCCTGACCTTTACGCGGACAACACCACAACGGCTACAACTCGTACAACTCGTGTAACAAGCAGAAATTAACAACCTTTTCAGGTTTTGCGCCTTTGCAGGAAATGGGTTTCATTTCTTGCCTTTGGCAGATGGCCAGTTGCGATCGCCTGACCCTCGGACAAACCTGTAGGTAGCTAACTTCGAGCCGCGAATAGACCCATGCTGTTGCTTCCTGGTTCTGGTCTGCCCGCTTAAAGCAACTTCCTTCCGCGAGACTACCCGAAAGTGAAGTTCTAGACGCAAGGATCTATTCTATCTGATTTTCTTGAGAATGGTTGGGTTAAAAGCAGTTTTTTTTAAATCGGGGGAGAGGCGATCGTCCTCGACCGTAGCCAAGGATGCCGAGACTCGGGTTCAAAGTAGGTTTTAACCGCCGAGGAGCGCCGACGAGGGAGCCGTCGATTTCGGCGTTAGGTTTGGCTCATCAACGAGATCGATTCTGGGGACGGTCTCAAAGATGCCCCCCGATCTTCCGCTTCGAGACTGCGGTGTTCGACCTCCCGGGAATCTCCCGCACGGGTCGCCTCGGACTCGCGAGTTTGAGCGGCTTGTCGTTCCAAGTGATTGAGAGTTTCGACAAAATCGCGAATGCCGCGAAATTTTCGATACACTGAAGCGAAGCGGATGTAAGCGACTTCGCTGAGTTCTTGGAGGTGGGACAAGACTAATTCGCCGATTTCGTTGCTGGTGACTTCGCGGATGACTTGTTGTTGCAGGTAGGCTTCAATTTCATCGACTAAAGACTCCAATTGAGCCGCCTCTATCCCGGTTTTTTCGCAAGCTCGCACGATCCCGCGTAGCAATTTCGAGCGGTCGAAAGACTCGCGCCGACCGTCGCGTTTGATCACGGCGACGGGGACGAATTCGATCCGCTCGTAGGTGGTAAAACGGCGCTTGCAGTGGATACATTCGCGCCGTCGGCGAACGCTTTGACCTGCTTCTGCCGATCGCGATTCTAAAACTCGACTTTCGGTATGCTGGCAAAATGGACATCGCATGATTGAATTCCTCTCAGGAAGAAGAAAGTTTTAGCAGGGAGGCTAGAGACATTCAGGAGGAAACTCTACCGGAGGACGAGTACCGAATGGCATCCGTACGCCCCAATTGCCTTCGATCGCCGTCTACAGAGAGGGGTTGACAGATTTGTCCTCACCAGAATCGATAACAATGGAAAAACCTGAGCCAATTCATCTAGACTCTATGGCTTCGATCCCGAAGACAGAAAGGTCTAGAGTAGAGTGGCTCAGCGAACTAAAAAAATAGGTTGGCTTTTGTGCTTACTTGCCAATCCGAGGCGGCTCGCGGAAGGCGATCGCGAAGAAGAGCAATCCGATCGTTAAAGTCAGAATTAAGATGTAAGCAACGCTTTCCATGTTATCCGTTCCAAATTTTTACAATTGATCTCAGTCTACCAAGCAACAGAAAAAAAGGTCTAACAAACTGTTCGTGTCTTAATGGACTCTCTCAGTTGTTAGACCTCGATCCTCAGATTGAGTCGATTGAGTTCAATGACGTTAGACTTCTTGTTTCCGGGTGGTGATATCACCCAGTTTTTGGAAGACGCCAAACTCGATTTGCTCTTCCAGGTCGGGATCGATCCCGGCAAACACGTCGCGGAAGATAGTGCGCGAACCGTGCCACAAGTGACCGAAGAAGAACAACAGGGCAAAGCAGGCGTGACCGAAGGTAAACCAGCCGCGCGGACTGCTACGGAACACCCCGTCGGAATCTAAGGTTTCGCGATCGAAGGCGAAGGGTTCGCCGAGAACCGCTTTCCGGGCGTAGGTTTTGACATCGACGGGATCCGTAAAGGTTTTGCCGTCGAGTTCGCCACCGTAGAAGGAGACCGTTACCCCCGTTTGCTCGAAGCTATATTTCGATTCGGCGCGACGGAAGGGAATGTCGGCGCGGACGACACCATCGGCATCGGTCAACAACACCGGGAAGGTCTCAAAGAAGTTCGGCATCCGACGGGCGGTGAGTTCGCGACCGTCTTTGTCGGTGAACACCGGATGGCCCAGCCAAGCTTGGGCGATGCCGTCGCCTTGGTCCATCGGACCGACGCGGAACAGACCGCCTTTAGCGGGGCTGTTGCCGATGTAATCGTAAAACGCCAGTTTGTCGGGAATAGCCGACCACGCCTCGGACAAGTCTTTCCCGGCATCGAGATCGGCTTGTACGCGACGTTGAATTTCTTGTTTGAAATAGCCGCCATCCCATTGATAGCGGGTCGGGCCGAACAGTTCGATGGGGGTGGTGGCGGAACCGTACCACATGGTGCCTGCGACGACGAAAGCCGCAAAGAACACCGCAGCAATACTGCTGGAGAGAACGGTTTCGATGTTCCCCATCCGCAGAGCTTTATAGAGGCGCTCGGGCGGACGGACGGTTAAGTGGAAGATTCCGGCAATAATCCCGACAATCCCGGCGGCGATGTGGTGGGCCACGATACCCCCCGGGTTGAAGGGGTTAAAGCCATCGGGTCCCCATTCCGGGGCGACGGGCTCCACGTGTCCGGTCAAGCCGTAGGGGTCGGAAATCCACATGCCCGGTCCGAATAGCCCGGTCAGGTGGAAGGCACCGAAGCCGAAGCAGAGCAAACCCGCTAAGAACAAGTGGATGCCGAACATTTTCGGCAAGTCTAAAGCCGGTTGACCCGTGCGGGCGTCGGTGAACAGTTCGAGGTCCCAATAAACCCAGTGCCAGCAGGCGGCTAGGAAGAGAAGACCCGACAGGACGATATGAGCAGTGGCGACGCCTTCAAAGGACCAGAATCCCGGATCGACGGCGGTCTCTCCGGTGATGCTCCAGCCTCTCCAAGAGTCGGTGACGCCGAGACGAGCCATGAACGGCATGACGAACATGCCTTGTCGCCACATGGGGTTCAATACGGGATCGCTCGGATCGAAAATGGCGAGTTCGTAAAGTGCCATCGACCCAGCCCAACCAGCCACGAGAGCCGTATGCATCAGGTGTACGGCAATCAGGCGGCCTGGGTCATTCAGGACGACTGTGTGTACGCGGTACCAGGGTAGTCCCATTGACTACACTTCCTCCTCGATTAGAAAAATCTACTTGGACGCTATCTTGGTGCCTTTTATTAGAGTCTTTGCCTTGCTGCCCAGAGGGGGCCAATTGGCTGAGAACTAAGCAGTGAGGCAGTTCGACAAGAGTATTCTCAAAAATGAGAGTATTTAAAGAAGTGTAACTATTGACTGAGCCGATTGCAAGCATCTCGATGGCTTGGGGCAAAATGACGATCGCCCGTTAAGGCGCGAGATCGTGCTGCCGGGGTTGGATACTGACACGATCGCGCTCTAGGAGAATTTGGGCGATCGCATTCCATCCGCCATCTGACAGATCGTTTGCGAATCGCACAGTCTGGCGAGTACCTGGTCGCCGCTCATCAACCGTCGGATGAAGACTTGACCGATGGTTGAGGGCGGAAGATTGGCGTCCGGTAGAGGTTTGACTTCGACCATAATCACCGGATCTTCGACGCGGTAGAGCCACAGTTTTTCACTGCTCTCCAGCAAACACAGGTTCATGCGCTCGATCTGCGGCGCCCGTCGCCACGCCAACTCGTTCCACAATCCTTCGACTCCCCACACTCGACCCACGGTCCAGCCTTCAGTTAGAAAGAAGTATTTCACGGAAAATCTTTGCTCTTGTTTGGAAGCCCTGTCACTTTAGCGCAGGGAGGAAAAACGATACGGGCGGTTTTAACCGCCGTCCCCTCGTGGGAGCGAGGGAAAAGAGGTGCTCTTTTCCCTCGCTCCTGTTAGCCGGAGTCACCTAAAGTGCCCGGCGTCATAGCGCCTCGCCAATGTTATCGGTCGGTACTTTCCAAACTGCACGGTCTTACCCCTCGTACGACGGTTTAACGGTTTGGTTCTAGAGCAGGAGACTGGCGACGTATCCCCAGGTAGGAACTTTAACGCTTACCGATAACGTAGCCCTCGAAGGACTTAGCCTGGGTAGGGGCGTTTCGCGACATGGGTAGGGGCGTTTCGCCAAATGGGTAGGGGCGTTTCGCGACATGGGTAGGGGCGTTTCGCGAAACGCCCCTACGAAAGGAGAGGCACGAATCCCGGTTAATTTAGGGTGGGGTGCTGACAAATATTTCTAGGCAGTAGACAAAGAACTTGCTGTTTACCATATCGCGAAATTGCGCCAATTTTCGAGGGAGTGCCATCCATATTTTCTGACGCGATCGCCCGCCCACCCTTGCCACTTTGGATCCCGAGAAGCGAAAATTAGAATTAAGGCCGACCCCTTGAAATTCCTCGAACGATTGCCAACCCTGGGAGATCGCTGACACCGGGCGATCGTTCTTAGGATCGACTCAGGCAATGAATTGAGCTAATTCACCGATGATTTTTTGAGTTCTGTTCTTTTCTCTATCCATCTCTATTCCTGTTGGCTTATCTTGAAACTGAGGGATCGATCGCACTCAATGCTTCCGTGCGATTCAGAATTCTGACCCGTTTAAAAGTTTCGATCTGCTCCATTGACTCTCGGCAGAACAATTTCAATTGATGCGCTATCGATCGCAACATCGGGAGATCTCGAACGGTGTGGAGGCTTGAAAACCGCACGAAAAATATCCATCAATTGAATAGGTCGCTTTAAGGCTCGGAATGAAGCGATTGAAGGAGCATTTTCGTTCAAGTGTCAACCTAGCGCTTCCTTTCTGTACCCTTGAAAAATTTAAGCGCTATATTTCTAAACATGAAAAAACAAAATCTGGAAGGATAGAGAATATCATTTAGATTGCCAATCAACCTTCGGGGTAAAATATCCAAGTATTTTTACGGAAAGATCGTAACGTATAAAATGCCAAAAATCTCCTTACGCACTGTTTTGATCGGTGTATTCACCTTGCAAGTATTGGTAACTGTCGGTGCTATTAAATATCTTTCCAATCGGAACCAGAAGCAATCCATTAAAGAGTTGACCCATCAAGTGATGGAGGAAGTCGGCGATCGCATCGGCGATCGTCTCGAAAGCTACTTACAAGTCCCCCAAGATATCGTCAGGTTTAACGATTTAGCCACTCGTAACGGAATCCTGGATCTTAACGATATCGATTCCCTCCAAAAATATCTATGGAATCAGATCGACAGTCGGCCCGATCTCACCTCAATTTATTTTGCAAACAATAAGGGAGAACTGATCGAATACATCAGGGTTTCCAGTCAAAAAGAAGTCGAAGTAGGCAAAAGATTAACGGGGAAAGAACCGACGATCGGCACTCTCTATTTAGGAGAAGTAAGGCGAGAAAACTTAAGTCAGCGCAATTACTATTCTTTGGACGAATCAGGCCGACCTCAAGAAGTTGTGTATAGCACCGATATCAACTTTTCTAAATTGGGTTGGTACCGTCAAGCGATCGGCAGTAAAAAACAAGCTTGGACACCGGTTGTTATTTACCAAGTATCAGGAATTTTAGGGATCTTTGCCGTTGCCCCAATTTACAGTAAAACAAATGAATTTCAAGCAGTTTTCGCCTCTCATATCAGTCTCAGTAGTTTGAGTGATTTTCTCAGAAAACTGAATTTTTCCACTTCTGGAGAAGCATTTATTCTAAATCGTTCCGGTCATTTAGTCGCTACTTCTACCTCTGAATCGCTTGCCGTAAAATCCCCCGATCGTCCTTTTGAGCTTCTCCCTGCCGACCGGAGTAACAACCCTCGAATTCGCGAGATTTATCGACAAATTTCTCAAAATTTAGACCGCTTAGAAACATTAAAAGAACCACAAAATCTTACAGTTTTCATTGAAAATCGTCTTTTGTTTGTTCGAGTCATTCCTTATCGAGATCCATTGGGATTGGACTGGCTGATTGTGGTGAACATTCCGGAACATGATGTGATG from Oxynema aestuarii AP17 harbors:
- the metK gene encoding methionine adenosyltransferase produces the protein MSRRYLFTSESVTEGHPDKICDQISDTILDALLSQDSKSRVAAEVVVNTGLVLITGEITSQAQVNYVNLAREKIAEIGYVNAENGFSADSCSVLVALDEQSADIAQGVDQAQESRELSEDELDAIGAGDQGLMFGFACNETPELMPLTSSLANRISLRLSEVRKNGELSYLRPDGKTQVTVLYEDGKPIAIDTILISTQHTAAIGELRDNAAVQEKIKQDLWTHVVQPSFADIDVKPDANTRFLVNPTGKFVIGGPQGDSGLTGRKIIVDTYGGYARHGGGAFSGKDPTKVDRSAAYAARYVAKNIVAAGLADKCEVQLSYAIGVARPVSITIETFGTSKVDEDKLLEVVKANFELRPAGIIQTFNLQNLPSERGGRFFQNVAAYGHFGRPDLDLPWERTDKADLLKEALSAVTVAQ
- a CDS encoding HAD family hydrolase is translated as MIDIECRGVTFKNVEAILFDKDGTLEDSEDFLRTIAIARSRRVDAQIPGTGDPLLMAFGLVDNQVDPTGLLAVGSRHENEIAAAAYVAETGRGWLESLAIARQAFADADELLKNDNKHSPLFVGSLETLQMLSNKGLKLGILSADTTERVRSFVNHYRLEPYIQVQMGVDSGPSKPDPALFLQACEALGVPANATLMVGDSPADIEMAKRAGAAGCIGISWRPSSPGRLAGADVAIAQLDDIHLL
- a CDS encoding 30S ribosomal protein S1 is translated as MVNQKTIARDVGFTHEDFAALLDKYDYHFSPGDVVAGTVFSIEPRGALIDIGAKTAAYIPIQEMSINRVDAPEEVLQSNETREFFILTDENEDGQLTLSIRRIEYMRAWERVRQLQAEDATVRSQVFATNRGGALVRIEGLRGFIPGSHISTRKPKEELVGEELPLKFLEVDEDRNRLVLSHRRALVERKMNRLEVGEVVIGTVRGIKPYGAFIDIGGVSGLLHISEISHDHIDTPHSVFNVNDELKVMIIDLDAERGRISLSTKQLEPEPGDMVKNPQLVYDKAEEMAAKFREQMMQQQQQAEQVTSEATEEVDVPSASDDDSESGSTVEE
- the nrdR gene encoding transcriptional regulator NrdR — translated: MRCPFCQHTESRVLESRSAEAGQSVRRRRECIHCKRRFTTYERIEFVPVAVIKRDGRRESFDRSKLLRGIVRACEKTGIEAAQLESLVDEIEAYLQQQVIREVTSNEIGELVLSHLQELSEVAYIRFASVYRKFRGIRDFVETLNHLERQAAQTRESEATRAGDSREVEHRSLEAEDRGASLRPSPESISLMSQT
- a CDS encoding photosystem II reaction center protein T, producing the protein MESVAYILILTLTIGLLFFAIAFREPPRIGK
- the psbB gene encoding photosystem II chlorophyll-binding protein CP47 yields the protein MGLPWYRVHTVVLNDPGRLIAVHLMHTALVAGWAGSMALYELAIFDPSDPVLNPMWRQGMFVMPFMARLGVTDSWRGWSITGETAVDPGFWSFEGVATAHIVLSGLLFLAACWHWVYWDLELFTDARTGQPALDLPKMFGIHLFLAGLLCFGFGAFHLTGLFGPGMWISDPYGLTGHVEPVAPEWGPDGFNPFNPGGIVAHHIAAGIVGIIAGIFHLTVRPPERLYKALRMGNIETVLSSSIAAVFFAAFVVAGTMWYGSATTPIELFGPTRYQWDGGYFKQEIQRRVQADLDAGKDLSEAWSAIPDKLAFYDYIGNSPAKGGLFRVGPMDQGDGIAQAWLGHPVFTDKDGRELTARRMPNFFETFPVLLTDADGVVRADIPFRRAESKYSFEQTGVTVSFYGGELDGKTFTDPVDVKTYARKAVLGEPFAFDRETLDSDGVFRSSPRGWFTFGHACFALLFFFGHLWHGSRTIFRDVFAGIDPDLEEQIEFGVFQKLGDITTRKQEV